A part of Prolixibacteraceae bacterium genomic DNA contains:
- a CDS encoding caspase family protein, with translation MRAFALIIGNNEYDDSNANLNNASNDANDLAARLEELGFFVRCLINMSCEEIDSVLLDIENTLTEYDLVLFFYAGHGFQIENKNYLTARDTPFENITSITRRSIGLDDIISKLNRPKDLIKVIVLDACRNDPFPNNTRGISTTSLAPMFAPTGTIIAFSTSPGQTALDSGSNDRNSIYTEALLNHLEDENISIEEFFKRVRTTVYNLSNKRQTSWEHTSLIGDIFLNSGNINHSIDLPYRDEVIADKNFVSKGETIDDIINNLKTLKWDCQTKGIENIVLVNKNSIDKNYQFLLGRNIVQAAEGNAYSAINFCEDLSSRLNRWFLNDQNHILNGMLFEIYFNNYGRFRKEKFKSRFLKNFSQLSFNSKFKASFDFIQKQLQPFKDQLIYIPSTNPKTIHLEIILTNNETDSIHYVKSVKHQNREFVHDVDDKLNDISFSIEEFKKQLSNKLFIPENLLKISFNINDDSINVICISKNQSIALSK, from the coding sequence ATGAGAGCTTTTGCACTAATAATAGGAAATAATGAATACGATGATTCTAACGCGAATCTAAATAATGCCAGCAATGACGCGAATGATCTAGCAGCAAGACTTGAAGAGTTAGGTTTCTTCGTTCGTTGTTTGATAAATATGAGTTGTGAAGAAATTGACAGTGTATTACTCGATATTGAAAACACATTAACAGAATATGATCTTGTTCTTTTTTTCTATGCAGGGCATGGTTTTCAAATTGAAAATAAAAACTACCTAACGGCTAGAGACACCCCTTTTGAGAATATTACATCTATTACAAGGAGGTCTATTGGACTTGATGATATAATATCGAAACTCAATAGACCTAAAGATTTAATTAAAGTTATAGTCCTAGATGCTTGTCGAAACGACCCATTCCCTAATAATACAAGAGGTATAAGCACAACATCGTTAGCTCCAATGTTCGCTCCAACAGGAACTATTATAGCATTCTCAACATCTCCTGGTCAAACAGCTCTTGATAGTGGATCAAATGACAGAAATAGTATCTATACCGAAGCCTTATTAAATCATTTAGAAGATGAAAACATATCAATTGAGGAGTTTTTCAAAAGAGTAAGAACGACGGTCTATAATTTATCCAATAAAAGGCAAACAAGTTGGGAACATACTTCCCTTATTGGCGATATCTTCTTGAACTCTGGAAATATAAATCATTCCATAGATCTTCCATATAGAGATGAGGTAATTGCAGATAAGAATTTCGTATCCAAAGGAGAGACGATTGATGATATTATAAATAATCTTAAAACTTTAAAGTGGGATTGCCAAACAAAAGGAATTGAAAATATAGTTTTAGTAAATAAGAATTCTATCGATAAGAACTATCAATTTCTTCTTGGAAGAAATATCGTTCAAGCAGCAGAAGGCAATGCTTACAGTGCTATAAATTTTTGTGAAGACCTTTCAAGTCGGTTAAATAGGTGGTTCTTAAATGATCAAAATCACATATTAAATGGGATGTTATTTGAGATCTATTTTAATAATTATGGGCGGTTTCGTAAAGAGAAATTTAAATCTAGGTTTCTAAAGAACTTCAGCCAACTATCTTTCAACTCCAAGTTCAAAGCATCTTTCGATTTCATTCAGAAACAGCTTCAGCCATTCAAAGATCAATTAATATATATCCCATCGACAAATCCTAAAACGATTCATTTAGAAATCATCTTAACAAACAATGAGACAGATTCAATCCATTATGTAAAATCAGTTAAACATCAAAATAGAGAATTTGTTCATGACGTAGATGATAAACTTAATGATATTTCATTTTCAATAGAAGAGTTTAAGAAGCAATTATCAAACAAATTGTTTATCCCAGAAAACTTATTGAAGATATCATTTAATATAAATGATGACTCCATTAACGTGATTTGTATTTCTAAAAACCAATCAATTGCCTTAAGTAAGTAG
- a CDS encoding virulence RhuM family protein, with protein sequence MSLTSWKGKTVRKQDIYIAKNYLNKDEIDELNRLVTIFLETAELRAKKRIDITMNFWHDNVHRILEFNDLKLLIGQGAISSSKMKSIVDKIYVKFDQHRKSLEALQADNEELKEIENEIKANKK encoded by the coding sequence ATGTCTCTAACATCATGGAAAGGTAAAACAGTGCGTAAACAAGATATCTATATTGCCAAAAACTACCTGAACAAAGACGAAATTGACGAACTAAATCGATTGGTTACCATATTTCTTGAAACAGCGGAACTACGTGCCAAAAAACGAATTGATATCACAATGAATTTTTGGCACGATAACGTACATCGTATCCTTGAATTCAATGATCTGAAGCTCCTAATTGGACAAGGAGCAATAAGCAGTAGCAAAATGAAGTCGATTGTAGATAAGATCTATGTTAAATTTGATCAACACAGAAAATCGTTGGAAGCACTACAAGCCGATAATGAAGAGTTAAAAGAGATAGAAAACGAAATAAAAGCAAATAAAAAATAG
- a CDS encoding heparinase II/III-family protein, whose amino-acid sequence MNNKNRQWRYYLPLFVTLLLCTFQVKAQKDLIQEESKKVQLETLTFPNYPTYQDKDFWNNVPPKWKQSFIKDGEAWLDYSWPIASAWGYMSYKLEGDRGPINEVYHKRKEALEQLVIAECIERKGRFMPQIINGVYAFCEQTAWSNSAHLSLQKKGIGLPDHNEHIIDLCTGEIAANLALTYYLLKDQFDSIHPLINQRIKDEIQERVLDVYYARDDFWWMGFNTEFVNNWNSWINFNVLNCMLICEEDKTQRTEGVKKLLSSYDKWLNFYHEDGGCEEGATYWGHAGGQMCAFLDLMYKASDGKVNLFNNTKVKNIIQFPMYSYIGNERSVNFADATPFVKPKPGLLYRMSKYIDDKNLETFSRMMAQEYGYGDHLSFDNLAKVMPNIIEGDKWIDKPINPFTWKTKYYPETEVLYARDNDTKHGEFYLAAKGGYNRESHNHNDVGNFMLYYNGQPFIMDVGSGVYTRKTFSSKRYEIWNFTSDFHNVPKINGVSQKDGYEYKATNLKLSRKKSKTVFSLDINQAYLKEADVKQWHRSFDFRYGKQLTVKDNYTLNRYIAPQQIYYMTAAKVEKIKDGWIKLELEKTTLKMKYNAKQYDFEVEEIALKDSKIMKTWPSGVRRMILKSKSKNTTRTCEVTFIK is encoded by the coding sequence ATGAACAACAAAAACAGACAATGGAGGTACTATTTACCTCTATTCGTAACCCTTTTGTTATGCACATTTCAAGTGAAAGCACAAAAGGATCTTATTCAAGAAGAGTCAAAAAAAGTCCAGTTAGAGACGTTGACTTTCCCTAATTATCCAACCTATCAAGACAAAGACTTTTGGAATAACGTCCCTCCTAAATGGAAGCAGAGCTTTATTAAAGATGGCGAAGCGTGGTTAGATTACTCTTGGCCTATTGCGAGCGCATGGGGATATATGTCTTATAAGCTAGAGGGTGATCGTGGTCCTATCAATGAAGTGTATCATAAACGCAAAGAGGCACTAGAACAGTTAGTGATTGCCGAATGCATAGAGCGCAAAGGACGATTTATGCCACAGATTATTAATGGTGTATATGCTTTTTGCGAACAGACAGCATGGTCTAACTCGGCCCACCTATCTCTTCAAAAAAAGGGAATAGGTCTTCCTGATCACAACGAACATATCATTGACCTATGTACTGGAGAGATTGCTGCCAACTTAGCACTGACCTACTACCTTCTAAAAGATCAATTTGACTCTATTCATCCGCTTATCAATCAGCGAATCAAAGATGAGATACAAGAGCGTGTCTTAGATGTCTATTATGCCCGTGATGACTTCTGGTGGATGGGATTTAATACTGAGTTTGTCAATAACTGGAACAGTTGGATCAATTTTAATGTATTGAACTGTATGTTAATCTGTGAAGAGGATAAAACACAACGCACAGAAGGAGTAAAAAAACTACTTAGTAGTTACGATAAGTGGCTAAACTTCTATCATGAAGATGGAGGATGTGAAGAGGGAGCTACCTACTGGGGACATGCTGGAGGTCAGATGTGTGCATTCTTAGACTTGATGTATAAAGCCAGCGATGGAAAGGTGAACCTGTTCAACAACACGAAAGTGAAGAATATCATTCAATTCCCAATGTACTCATACATCGGAAATGAAAGATCCGTAAATTTTGCAGATGCCACCCCATTTGTAAAACCTAAGCCAGGACTACTATATCGTATGTCTAAATATATCGACGACAAAAACCTAGAGACTTTTAGTCGTATGATGGCACAGGAGTATGGCTATGGTGATCACCTCTCTTTTGACAACTTAGCCAAGGTGATGCCCAACATTATTGAAGGGGACAAATGGATCGACAAACCGATCAATCCATTCACTTGGAAGACCAAATACTACCCAGAGACAGAGGTTTTATATGCTCGTGACAACGACACCAAACATGGAGAGTTCTATCTCGCAGCCAAAGGAGGATATAATAGAGAGAGCCACAATCACAATGATGTAGGTAATTTTATGCTATACTACAACGGACAACCATTCATTATGGATGTCGGTAGTGGCGTATATACCCGTAAAACGTTTAGCTCTAAACGTTATGAAATATGGAACTTTACCAGTGACTTCCATAACGTACCTAAAATTAATGGGGTGAGTCAGAAAGATGGATATGAATATAAAGCCACGAACTTAAAACTTAGTCGCAAGAAGAGTAAGACGGTCTTCTCACTAGACATCAACCAAGCATATCTAAAAGAGGCAGACGTAAAACAGTGGCATCGTAGTTTTGATTTCAGATATGGCAAACAGTTAACCGTAAAAGACAACTATACGTTGAATAGATATATCGCACCGCAACAGATCTATTATATGACTGCGGCCAAGGTTGAGAAAATCAAAGATGGGTGGATAAAACTAGAGTTAGAGAAGACCACCCTAAAAATGAAATACAACGCCAAACAGTATGATTTTGAGGTAGAAGAAATAGCCCTAAAAGATAGCAAGATCATGAAAACATGGCCATCAGGTGTTCGTCGAATGATACTTAAAAGTAAGAGCAAAAACACAACAAGAACATGTGAAGTGACTTTTATTAAATAG
- a CDS encoding Abi family protein, translated as MKYTKSSLSIVDQIERLKSRGLTFNDEEKAAHTLSNISYYRLRAYTYPFQDNENVNHPFKEHISFEEILQLYYFDAKLRRLVFEALENIEVALRTQIIYHMSLAYGSHWMTEEDQFINSRFYNSNLISIKEELNRSKETFINHYKQKYNEPQLPPSWMSLEVVSMGLLSQVFSNIKPFQPKRDIQTHFGHKRDSIFKSWIHSFVGLRNICAHHGRLWNRRFTIRPTLPTNSIFHFLDNSEITNNKLYAMLSCLNYTLRCIQPDSDWLTRIKTHLVSCPLANLHHMGFPDSWESERLWEDNKHFIPIIKNNL; from the coding sequence ATGAAATACACCAAATCTTCCCTCTCTATAGTAGATCAAATTGAAAGACTAAAGTCTCGTGGGCTAACATTCAATGACGAAGAAAAAGCGGCTCATACCTTATCAAATATTAGTTATTATCGCCTAAGAGCTTATACCTATCCTTTTCAGGATAACGAAAACGTAAACCATCCATTCAAAGAACATATATCCTTTGAAGAGATATTACAACTATATTACTTTGATGCCAAACTAAGACGTCTCGTATTCGAAGCCTTAGAGAATATTGAGGTTGCTTTACGGACACAGATTATTTACCATATGTCCCTAGCTTATGGTAGCCATTGGATGACAGAAGAGGATCAGTTTATAAACAGTCGGTTCTATAATAGTAATCTGATATCGATAAAAGAAGAGCTCAATCGCTCCAAAGAAACTTTTATCAACCACTACAAACAAAAATATAACGAACCTCAATTACCTCCTTCTTGGATGAGTCTAGAGGTCGTTTCAATGGGACTCCTAAGTCAAGTATTTTCTAACATCAAACCTTTTCAACCCAAGAGAGATATTCAAACTCATTTTGGTCATAAACGTGACTCCATTTTCAAAAGCTGGATACATAGTTTTGTTGGCCTTCGTAATATCTGTGCACACCATGGCAGGCTATGGAATCGTAGATTTACAATTAGACCTACATTACCTACAAACAGCATCTTCCATTTTCTTGACAACTCTGAAATTACGAATAATAAGCTCTATGCAATGCTCTCATGTTTGAATTATACCTTACGTTGCATTCAACCCGATAGCGATTGGTTAACAAGAATAAAAACACATTTAGTAAGTTGTCCATTGGCGAACCTACATCATATGGGATTCCCTGACAGCTGGGAATCTGAAAGGTTGTGGGAAGACAACAAACATTTTATCCCTATTATTAAAAACAACTTATAA
- a CDS encoding virulence RhuM family protein yields the protein MAELFATSKQNIGQHIRNILEDGELIEHSVVKFFFTTAPDGKEYNVAFYALDMIIALGFRVKGKRGTQFRVWANNNLKSYMVKGFIIDNDRLKNPDGRPDYFDELLEQIRDIRASEKRFYQKVKDLFALSSDYDATDKATQMFFAETQNKLLYAVTNQTAAELLYLVRMLNLTICL from the coding sequence TTGGCAGAACTTTTTGCCACCTCCAAACAGAACATCGGTCAACACATTCGTAACATCCTAGAAGATGGTGAGTTAATTGAACATTCAGTTGTAAAGTTTTTCTTTACAACTGCTCCTGATGGAAAAGAATATAACGTAGCTTTCTACGCTCTAGATATGATCATTGCTCTTGGTTTTAGAGTCAAAGGAAAAAGAGGGACACAATTTCGTGTTTGGGCCAATAATAATCTTAAGTCATATATGGTCAAAGGATTCATTATCGATAATGACCGCTTAAAGAATCCTGATGGTCGTCCAGACTACTTCGATGAACTTCTAGAACAAATTCGAGACATTCGTGCTTCGGAAAAACGTTTCTACCAAAAGGTAAAAGACCTTTTTGCTTTAAGTAGCGACTACGATGCCACCGACAAAGCAACCCAAATGTTTTTTGCCGAAACCCAAAATAAACTATTATACGCCGTAACAAACCAAACTGCAGCGGAATTATTGTATCTCGTACGAATGCTGAATCTCACAATATGTCTCTAA